From Paenibacillus polymyxa, the proteins below share one genomic window:
- the mtnK gene encoding S-methyl-5-thioribose kinase, translating to MSKYHPLTTEEAIEFVKNIPGFFSQEAHLECREIGDGNLNLVFHITDSKSNKSIIAKQALPYVKIVGESWPLSLDRARIEREALQQEHRLCPELVPAVLGYDDELALTVMEDLSSHTIMRKGLIEGNTYPLFANHIGEFLARTLFFTSDLGMNQQAKKELVKRFINPELCKITEDLILDEPYRFSDNNNYGMYIEDEAEALRTDQLLHLEVALLREKFMTRTEALLHGDLHTGSIFVTAESTKVIDPEFAYYGPMGFDIGAVIANLLLNYAAQPGWTSSETALKERRDWLLETVIQVWEQFESRFRTLWNEHVTDHLARTPGYQDLYLQKVLQDTIGFAGCKVIRRIISLSHVADIDTIADPDIKEAAERLALSIGKALVLRNRELHSIRELEDIVRTATATQTKGASRI from the coding sequence TTGTCCAAATATCATCCCTTAACGACCGAAGAAGCAATCGAATTCGTGAAGAACATTCCCGGATTTTTTAGCCAGGAAGCTCATCTGGAATGCCGAGAAATCGGCGATGGCAACTTAAATCTGGTTTTTCATATTACAGATTCCAAATCTAACAAGAGTATCATTGCCAAGCAGGCACTTCCCTATGTAAAAATTGTGGGTGAATCCTGGCCGTTGTCGCTGGATCGCGCCCGTATTGAACGCGAGGCACTTCAGCAGGAGCACCGGCTTTGCCCCGAATTGGTTCCTGCGGTACTAGGCTATGACGATGAGCTTGCGTTAACCGTGATGGAGGATCTTAGCTCACACACAATCATGCGTAAGGGACTAATTGAAGGCAACACATACCCTCTTTTTGCTAATCATATTGGCGAATTTCTGGCACGCACGCTCTTTTTCACCTCAGATTTGGGCATGAATCAGCAGGCTAAAAAAGAGCTGGTTAAACGCTTTATTAACCCTGAACTCTGCAAAATAACTGAGGATCTGATTTTGGATGAACCCTACCGATTTTCAGATAATAACAACTATGGTATGTACATTGAAGACGAAGCAGAGGCACTCCGTACAGATCAGTTGCTTCATCTGGAAGTAGCTTTGCTGCGAGAAAAGTTTATGACACGAACAGAAGCACTGCTACACGGCGACCTTCATACAGGCAGTATTTTTGTAACAGCCGAATCGACTAAAGTCATTGATCCTGAATTTGCCTATTACGGCCCCATGGGGTTTGATATCGGAGCGGTCATCGCCAATCTGCTGTTGAACTACGCAGCACAGCCCGGATGGACTTCTAGCGAGACGGCGCTAAAGGAACGACGTGACTGGCTCCTGGAGACTGTCATTCAAGTATGGGAGCAGTTTGAGAGCAGGTTTCGTACACTGTGGAACGAACACGTCACCGATCATTTGGCACGTACACCCGGATATCAGGACTTATACCTCCAGAAAGTACTGCAAGATACGATTGGCTTTGCAGGGTGCAAAGTGATCCGCCGGATCATCAGCCTGTCGCATGTGGCGGATATCGATACCATTGCCGATCCTGATATCAAGGAAGCTGCGGAACGTCTCGCGTTATCGATCGGAAAAGCCTTGGTTCTGCGCAATCGCGAGCTTCATTCGATCCGGGAACTAGAAGACATTGTTCGGACAGCAACAGCGACCCAAACTAAAGGAGCATCACGCATATGA
- a CDS encoding Dps family protein, translating into MAKTTSNSKNTQTKSVEELLNRQVANLNVLYVKIHNYHWNVKGSSFYTLHVKFEELYNEVTLKMDEIAERLLALKGSPSATLKEYLELSSIQEATGNEDAPKMVQTLIEDFATVCEEFQEGIELAESNSDQPTADLLIGYKADLEKHMWMLRSYLG; encoded by the coding sequence ATGGCTAAAACAACAAGTAACTCGAAAAATACGCAAACCAAATCGGTGGAGGAACTTTTAAACCGTCAAGTCGCTAACCTCAATGTGTTATATGTAAAAATTCATAACTATCACTGGAACGTGAAAGGCTCCAGCTTTTATACACTCCATGTTAAATTCGAAGAATTATACAATGAAGTGACATTGAAAATGGATGAGATTGCCGAGCGCTTGCTTGCCTTGAAAGGTTCTCCTTCCGCAACATTGAAGGAATACCTGGAGTTGTCCTCAATTCAAGAGGCTACCGGTAATGAAGATGCTCCAAAAATGGTGCAAACCCTGATTGAGGATTTTGCGACGGTATGTGAGGAGTTTCAGGAAGGTATCGAATTGGCGGAAAGTAATTCCGACCAGCCTACTGCAGATTTGTTGATCGGCTACAAAGCAGATTTGGAGAAACACATGTGGATGCTTCGCTCTTATTTGGGCTAA
- the mtnA gene encoding S-methyl-5-thioribose-1-phosphate isomerase — translation MSENKESLPASSLEATVSGQALTSLVWKGNHLSMLDQRLLPEKIVMLDLFTTEEVWEGIHAMKVRGAPAIGMAAAYGVVLGATSYCGNDAAGWLEHVHAVCGHLATSRPTAVNLFWALDRMKKRAGELVTEAEVGQIEDWNAGLEREAIAIQAEDEEVCRLIGIHALPLFEDGMGVLTHCNAGGLATAKYGTALAPMYLAQENGIHLKVFADETRPVLQGARLTAFELQQAGIDVTLLCDNMAGMVMSKGWVQAVIVGTDRVAANGDVANKIGTYSLAVLAKAHGIAFYVASPLSTIDLQTATGADIPIEERSAGEVTESFGKRTAPEGIKVYNPAFDVTPHEYITAIITEKGIVQAPFSENLAALFAD, via the coding sequence ATGAGTGAAAATAAAGAATCTCTCCCCGCATCCTCCCTTGAAGCAACTGTGTCTGGACAGGCTCTAACTTCACTGGTGTGGAAGGGGAACCACTTGTCCATGCTGGATCAGCGTCTACTGCCCGAAAAGATAGTCATGCTGGATTTATTCACGACCGAGGAAGTGTGGGAAGGCATCCATGCCATGAAGGTACGGGGTGCCCCCGCCATCGGGATGGCCGCAGCCTATGGTGTTGTACTGGGTGCTACCTCCTATTGCGGCAATGACGCTGCTGGGTGGCTGGAGCATGTACACGCGGTGTGCGGACATTTGGCTACCTCACGGCCGACTGCCGTAAATCTGTTCTGGGCTCTGGACCGCATGAAGAAGCGAGCCGGCGAACTCGTCACAGAGGCTGAGGTGGGCCAGATCGAAGACTGGAATGCAGGGCTGGAGCGTGAAGCTATAGCCATTCAGGCAGAGGATGAAGAAGTTTGCCGCCTAATCGGCATCCATGCTTTACCTCTGTTCGAGGATGGGATGGGCGTACTCACTCATTGCAACGCAGGCGGCTTGGCAACAGCGAAATACGGAACAGCGCTCGCGCCTATGTATTTGGCTCAGGAAAACGGAATCCACCTGAAAGTATTTGCTGACGAAACCCGCCCCGTATTGCAGGGTGCGCGTCTGACCGCCTTTGAGCTTCAGCAGGCAGGCATAGATGTCACCCTGCTCTGTGACAATATGGCAGGCATGGTGATGTCTAAAGGATGGGTGCAAGCTGTCATTGTCGGCACAGACAGAGTCGCCGCTAATGGGGATGTGGCCAACAAAATCGGCACCTATAGCCTGGCAGTGTTGGCGAAAGCGCATGGTATAGCCTTTTACGTTGCTTCGCCGTTATCAACCATTGATTTGCAGACCGCAACAGGCGCAGATATTCCGATTGAGGAGCGTTCTGCAGGAGAAGTTACCGAGAGCTTTGGTAAAAGAACTGCCCCAGAAGGCATCAAAGTTTACAATCCGGCTTTCGACGTTACACCTCATGAATACATTACCGCCATCATTACCGAAAAAGGAATTGTCCAAGCCCCTTTTAGCGAGAATCTCGCCGCTTTGTTTGCAGATTAA
- the sufC gene encoding Fe-S cluster assembly ATPase SufC, giving the protein MATNFKIEGLKATIEGKEILKGINLEMKGGEIHAIMGPNGTGKSTLASALMGHPKYEVTDGKVTLDGEDVLDMEVDERARAGLFLAMQYPSEIAGVTNSDFLRSAINARREEGQEISLIKFIRQMEGKMKELEMNPEFAHRYLNEGFSGGEKKRNEILQMMMLDPKIVVLDEIDSGLDIDALRIVANGVNAMRSEDRGFLVITHYQRLLNYIKPDYVHVMMQGRIVKSGGPELAERLEADGYDWIKEELGIVDETVGQEA; this is encoded by the coding sequence ATGGCTACAAACTTTAAGATTGAAGGTCTCAAAGCGACCATTGAAGGTAAAGAAATTTTGAAGGGGATTAACCTCGAAATGAAGGGTGGAGAAATCCACGCTATCATGGGTCCTAACGGAACGGGTAAAAGTACACTCGCATCTGCTTTGATGGGTCATCCTAAATATGAAGTCACAGATGGCAAAGTAACTTTGGATGGAGAAGACGTACTGGATATGGAAGTGGATGAGCGTGCACGTGCAGGATTGTTCCTGGCGATGCAGTATCCAAGTGAAATTGCAGGAGTAACAAACTCCGACTTTTTGCGTAGTGCAATCAACGCGCGCCGTGAAGAAGGACAAGAGATTTCCCTGATTAAGTTTATCCGCCAAATGGAAGGCAAAATGAAAGAGCTTGAAATGAATCCTGAGTTTGCTCACCGTTACCTGAACGAAGGTTTTTCCGGTGGTGAGAAAAAACGGAATGAAATTCTGCAAATGATGATGCTTGATCCCAAAATTGTCGTTCTGGACGAAATTGACTCCGGTCTGGATATCGATGCTTTGAGAATCGTAGCTAACGGTGTAAATGCTATGCGTTCTGAAGACCGTGGCTTCCTTGTGATTACTCACTACCAACGTCTGTTGAACTACATCAAACCAGATTATGTACACGTAATGATGCAAGGACGTATCGTTAAATCCGGTGGTCCTGAGCTTGCTGAGCGTCTGGAAGCGGACGGTTACGACTGGATCAAGGAAGAGCTGGGTATCGTTGATGAAACTGTAGGACAAGAGGCGTAA